A section of the Elizabethkingia anophelis R26 genome encodes:
- a CDS encoding MotA/TolQ/ExbB proton channel family protein, whose product MAFLEISTILQAQTQVAATTQEFSFWKIMFHGNIFANVVMITVLLLGIFSFYLFLERFFFIKRMSSNTDPNLMRNIEDFLKDGKVDAAIDYCSRQDSPEARILEKGLSRIGRPVSDIVNAMEGQGQAEVANMEMNLNLLAAVPSIAPMLGLLGTVIGMILAFFNLSNSTGSFSPKTLSEGIYTALGQTATGLAVAIPANFFYNLLLTKIDKFILKIQNLSTEFLDIINKPL is encoded by the coding sequence ATGGCATTTTTAGAAATATCAACCATATTGCAGGCACAGACTCAGGTGGCGGCAACAACCCAGGAATTTTCTTTCTGGAAAATAATGTTCCACGGTAATATATTTGCCAATGTGGTAATGATAACCGTTTTATTACTGGGTATATTCTCTTTTTACCTGTTCCTGGAAAGATTCTTCTTTATTAAAAGAATGTCTTCCAATACCGATCCTAATCTTATGAGAAATATTGAGGATTTCTTAAAAGACGGAAAAGTAGATGCAGCGATAGATTATTGCTCCCGTCAGGATTCTCCTGAAGCCAGAATTCTGGAAAAAGGACTTTCCCGAATCGGTCGTCCTGTATCGGATATTGTAAATGCGATGGAAGGACAAGGGCAAGCTGAGGTTGCTAATATGGAAATGAATCTTAACTTATTGGCAGCAGTGCCAAGTATTGCACCTATGTTAGGACTTCTAGGTACCGTAATCGGGATGATCTTAGCCTTCTTTAATTTGTCTAACTCTACAGGCTCTTTCTCTCCGAAAACTCTTTCAGAGGGTATTTATACAGCATTAGGGCAAACAGCTACAGGTCTTGCAGTGGCAATCCCGGCTAACTTCTTCTATAACCTGCTGCTGACAAAAATTGACAAATTCATTCTGAAGATTCAAAACTTGTCTACAGAGTTCTTAGATATTATCAACAAACCTTTGTAA
- a CDS encoding SufE family protein: MTIQEKQKALVDDFAFLEDWEQKYEYIIDLGKELKGLSEDKKTDENLIRGCQSKVWIDAEFKDGKLFFQADSDGILPKGIVAMLTQVYSGHSTQEILDSDFKFIEEIGLQEFLSPSRANGLMAMTKQIKFYAVAFQLKS; this comes from the coding sequence ATGACAATTCAAGAAAAACAGAAGGCTTTAGTAGATGATTTTGCTTTCCTGGAAGACTGGGAGCAGAAATATGAATATATTATTGATTTGGGTAAAGAATTAAAAGGATTATCTGAGGATAAGAAGACCGACGAGAATCTTATTCGGGGGTGTCAATCAAAGGTGTGGATTGATGCTGAATTTAAGGATGGTAAATTATTCTTTCAGGCAGATTCTGACGGAATACTTCCTAAAGGTATTGTAGCTATGCTTACTCAGGTTTACAGTGGGCACTCAACACAAGAAATTCTAGACTCCGATTTTAAATTTATTGAAGAAATAGGTCTTCAGGAGTTTCTTTCGCCATCTCGTGCAAACGGATTGATGGCAATGACCAAGCAAATTAAATTTTACGCAGTTGCATTTCAGTTAAAAAGTTGA
- a CDS encoding TonB-dependent receptor has product MKKLLTLLFFMATFFLFAQKTISGKVSDTSGNGIASASVTIENPDNPVIIAYGITDSKGNYKIVFNTDLSKINIKVKAFNQKSQTKEVSNQDQTVNFSLASDVTEIKEVVLKTKLITKRGDTIAYDLKAFANKNDRVLADALKKIPGIDVNKDGTILYQGEPLNKFYVNGKDLMEGGYGTINNSLPIDAIGKVEIMENHQPVKILQDKVPSDRAAINIKLKKSVTMTGRGEVGLGFSPLLWNVKLTPMLFTDKVQWLFNYKSNNNGDAVENEGNILSFGSRYEGIRRNITQNSWLNVDNSDAPNIPQKRYLMNSVHYLSGNLLTNLNKSKEWEFKANASYTNNAVERDSYNETQYIQQVNDGAIVKNDIKNNFYTDKVKGEVIFTKNAKKGFFKNTTTLSQFWNGDRAVIDRSITQNSNSIANPANEALESPTTSFQNSLSTIIPWKEKLINVRSFINYQTDRQTLRVDPIKFTDRQSFDSLGKPVFTPIFSYSPNAKIAEQYLRMKTFETSNAVNVSFSAKKWTFTPEVGFSYVTNKLNTTLFGVDNNGYRENYGDNYSNNLEFTNTTPTASTQINYKGANFSMYLTLPVNFNNIKATDPVRKVAIDLQKTTFEPSLFAQYEFASFWKASVNGNINYNFGTISNVYAGYILQTPSSLIATAADGVLSQNRVQSSGARIEYRNPLNNLFFNIRGSVSNTRNNLMVNTTYNGGGATLSYIVRDNDINTNSQSFEVGKYFPKFKTNASVSFTNSNNKSLSLNNNLLQRSKNNNENIAFKFNNAYFSWMSLDYTMSYGWGNNLYTTQGRETTVKSNNWTQNLNLIFYPIENHSIGLNWDQTNFSQGGQSFQNPFYDLTYQYTWAKKKIDFEVKWLNIANTKVYEQIGNSSVGTTYRRMFIRPSQIMFTVKFNFK; this is encoded by the coding sequence ATGAAAAAACTCTTAACTCTTTTGTTCTTCATGGCAACCTTTTTCCTGTTTGCACAGAAGACTATTTCCGGAAAAGTTTCGGATACCAGTGGAAACGGAATTGCAAGTGCAAGTGTCACCATCGAAAATCCTGATAACCCCGTAATTATTGCATACGGAATCACCGACAGCAAAGGGAATTACAAAATTGTCTTCAACACAGATTTATCAAAAATCAATATAAAGGTTAAAGCATTCAATCAAAAATCACAAACTAAAGAAGTTAGCAACCAGGATCAGACTGTCAATTTCAGTCTTGCCTCTGATGTTACCGAGATAAAAGAGGTGGTACTAAAAACCAAACTCATCACAAAAAGAGGAGATACAATAGCATATGACCTGAAAGCTTTTGCCAATAAAAACGACCGTGTTTTGGCAGATGCTTTGAAGAAGATTCCAGGTATCGACGTTAACAAAGACGGAACCATCTTATATCAGGGTGAACCACTTAATAAATTCTATGTCAACGGAAAAGACTTAATGGAAGGAGGCTATGGTACCATCAATAATTCCTTACCTATCGATGCCATTGGCAAGGTAGAAATTATGGAAAATCACCAGCCTGTAAAAATCCTTCAGGACAAAGTACCGAGTGATCGTGCTGCTATCAATATCAAATTAAAGAAATCTGTAACCATGACGGGACGCGGAGAAGTAGGATTAGGATTCTCCCCTCTTTTATGGAATGTAAAATTAACGCCAATGTTATTTACTGATAAAGTACAATGGCTTTTTAATTATAAATCCAATAATAATGGTGATGCCGTAGAAAACGAAGGAAATATATTATCATTTGGTAGCCGTTATGAGGGAATCAGGAGAAATATTACTCAGAATAGCTGGTTGAATGTAGACAACTCTGATGCACCTAATATTCCGCAAAAAAGATATCTGATGAACAGTGTTCACTATCTGTCCGGCAATCTATTAACCAACCTGAACAAAAGCAAAGAATGGGAATTTAAAGCCAATGCCAGCTATACCAACAATGCTGTAGAGCGTGACTCTTATAACGAAACCCAATATATACAGCAGGTAAACGACGGAGCAATAGTAAAAAATGATATTAAAAACAATTTTTATACAGACAAAGTAAAAGGAGAGGTTATCTTTACCAAAAATGCTAAAAAGGGATTCTTTAAAAATACCACAACTCTCTCCCAGTTCTGGAACGGAGATCGTGCTGTTATAGACAGAAGCATTACACAGAACTCCAACTCTATTGCCAATCCGGCTAATGAAGCTTTGGAATCTCCTACAACAAGTTTTCAAAACTCATTGAGTACTATTATTCCTTGGAAAGAAAAATTAATCAATGTCAGATCATTCATCAATTATCAGACAGACAGACAAACCCTGCGCGTAGATCCTATTAAATTTACCGACAGACAGTCTTTTGACTCTTTAGGTAAACCTGTTTTCACGCCAATATTCTCATATTCGCCTAATGCAAAAATTGCAGAGCAATATTTAAGAATGAAAACTTTTGAAACCAGCAATGCAGTAAATGTAAGCTTCTCCGCTAAAAAATGGACTTTCACTCCGGAGGTTGGTTTTTCCTATGTAACCAATAAACTAAACACAACTCTGTTTGGCGTAGATAACAATGGGTACAGAGAAAATTACGGCGATAACTACTCCAATAATCTGGAATTTACTAATACAACTCCAACAGCTTCTACCCAGATTAACTATAAAGGAGCAAACTTTAGTATGTATTTAACGCTTCCTGTTAATTTTAATAATATTAAGGCAACAGACCCTGTAAGGAAAGTGGCAATAGATCTCCAAAAAACTACATTTGAGCCTAGCCTATTTGCTCAATATGAATTTGCATCATTCTGGAAAGCATCTGTTAACGGAAATATTAATTACAACTTCGGAACCATTAGCAATGTATACGCAGGCTATATTCTGCAAACTCCGTCAAGCCTTATAGCAACAGCTGCGGATGGTGTTTTATCCCAAAACAGGGTACAGTCATCAGGCGCCAGAATTGAATACAGAAACCCTCTGAACAACTTATTTTTCAATATCCGCGGAAGCGTATCAAACACCCGGAATAACCTTATGGTAAATACTACTTATAACGGAGGAGGTGCTACACTTTCTTATATTGTAAGAGATAATGATATTAATACAAATTCACAAAGCTTTGAAGTTGGTAAATACTTCCCTAAGTTTAAAACCAATGCTTCTGTAAGCTTTACAAACAGCAATAACAAATCTCTGAGTCTAAACAATAATCTTCTTCAGCGTTCTAAAAACAACAATGAAAATATAGCATTCAAATTTAACAATGCTTACTTCAGCTGGATGAGCTTAGACTACACTATGAGCTATGGGTGGGGAAATAACCTATATACAACGCAAGGAAGAGAGACAACTGTAAAATCTAATAACTGGACTCAAAATTTAAACTTAATTTTCTACCCCATCGAGAATCATTCTATTGGACTTAATTGGGATCAGACAAATTTCTCCCAAGGAGGACAAAGTTTTCAGAATCCTTTCTATGATTTAACTTATCAATATACATGGGCTAAAAAGAAAATAGACTTCGAAGTAAAATGGCTAAACATCGCCAATACAAAAGTATATGAGCAGATTGGCAACAGCTCTGTAGGAACTACATACAGAAGAATGTTTATCCGTCCGAGCCAGATAATGTTTACAGTAAAATTTAATTTTAAATAA
- a CDS encoding ATP-dependent Clp protease ATP-binding subunit, translated as MEYQFSKGMNQVFNNSRNEAKRLQSEFLNTEHLLLGIIKSENSSAYAILEDFNADLTQIRRKIESLNITSNNPNAMVTEKIPLTKMADQAIKRAALECRLYKSTEVNTVHLLLGILYKTEDPTTSILESYDIDYQAVSKHYKSMLKENGDLPKNQAFDDDEDKDDAFSQMKKPSGNLGTGKSKTPVLDNFGRDLTGLARDGKLDPVIGREKEIERVSQILSRRKKNNPLLIGEPGVGKSAIAEGLALRIHQKKVSRVLFNKRVITLDLASLVAGTKYRGQFEERMKAIMSELEKNRDVILFIDELHTIVGAGSSTGSLDASNMFKPALARGEIQCIGATTLDEYRQYIEKDGALERRFQKVMVEPTTIEESIQILNQIKDKYEEYHNVTYTDDAIKACVNLTARYITDRFLPDKAIDALDEAGSRVYIKNMKVPTEIIEYEKAIEEVKEQKQKAVKAQDYLEARKLKDEEERLQIELNLAQENWDKEVKEKKEVVTEENVAEVVSMMSGVPVTKVGKNELDKLSQMDAMLNGKVIGQEDAVRKVVKAIQRNRAGLKDPNRPIGTFIFLGTTGVGKTELAKVMARELFDSDEALIRIDMSEYMEKFAVSRLVGAPPGYVGYEEGGQLTEAVRRKPYAVVLLDEIEKAHPDVFNILLQILDEGHVTDSLGRKVDFRNTIIILTSNIGTRDLKDFGDGVGFGTSAKKSTSDTRARSTIENALKKAFAPEFLNRIDDIIIFNSLEKDDIKKIINLELGKLYSRLEKLDYHVELSEEATEFIAEKGWDKDFGARPLKRAIQKYIEDLLAEMLVNKQMKEGDKIVLKLNEAKDALEAEKSPKKKEKEPKTS; from the coding sequence ATGGAATATCAATTCTCAAAAGGGATGAACCAAGTGTTCAACAATAGCCGTAATGAGGCCAAGAGATTGCAGAGTGAATTCCTCAATACTGAACATTTATTATTGGGTATTATAAAGTCTGAGAACTCTTCCGCGTACGCTATTCTTGAGGATTTCAACGCCGACTTAACACAAATAAGAAGAAAGATTGAAAGCCTTAACATAACTAGTAACAACCCGAATGCTATGGTAACGGAAAAAATTCCGTTAACTAAAATGGCAGATCAGGCTATTAAACGTGCAGCACTTGAGTGCAGATTGTATAAATCTACAGAAGTGAATACTGTACACCTGTTACTGGGTATTTTGTATAAAACCGAAGATCCGACAACCAGCATTCTGGAGTCTTACGACATCGATTATCAAGCTGTGTCCAAGCATTATAAATCTATGCTGAAGGAAAACGGCGATTTGCCTAAAAATCAGGCTTTCGATGATGACGAAGACAAAGATGATGCATTCAGTCAGATGAAGAAACCTTCCGGAAATCTGGGAACAGGTAAAAGTAAAACTCCGGTTCTTGATAACTTCGGTAGAGATCTTACCGGACTTGCAAGAGATGGGAAACTGGATCCTGTAATCGGCCGTGAAAAAGAGATTGAGAGAGTATCACAAATTCTTTCCAGAAGAAAGAAAAACAATCCTCTTCTAATCGGTGAACCAGGGGTAGGTAAATCCGCTATCGCTGAAGGTTTAGCATTAAGAATACACCAGAAAAAAGTATCCCGTGTATTATTCAATAAAAGAGTAATTACTCTGGATCTGGCAAGTCTTGTTGCAGGAACTAAGTACAGAGGACAGTTTGAAGAAAGAATGAAGGCTATTATGTCTGAGCTTGAGAAAAACAGAGATGTAATTCTGTTTATCGACGAGCTTCATACTATTGTAGGTGCCGGAAGTTCTACAGGATCTCTGGATGCTTCAAACATGTTCAAGCCTGCTTTGGCAAGGGGCGAAATCCAATGTATTGGTGCTACAACTCTGGACGAATACCGTCAGTACATCGAGAAAGATGGTGCTTTAGAGCGTCGTTTCCAAAAAGTAATGGTAGAACCTACCACTATTGAAGAAAGTATTCAGATCCTTAACCAGATTAAAGATAAATATGAAGAGTATCACAATGTAACCTACACTGATGATGCGATTAAAGCTTGTGTTAATTTAACAGCAAGATATATTACCGACCGTTTCCTTCCGGATAAAGCAATTGATGCTTTAGACGAAGCCGGATCTCGCGTTTATATCAAAAATATGAAAGTGCCTACCGAAATTATCGAATACGAAAAAGCGATAGAAGAGGTAAAAGAGCAAAAACAGAAAGCTGTAAAAGCACAGGATTATCTTGAAGCCCGCAAGCTTAAAGATGAGGAAGAACGTCTGCAAATCGAACTGAACCTTGCTCAGGAAAACTGGGATAAAGAGGTAAAAGAGAAGAAAGAGGTTGTTACTGAAGAGAATGTCGCTGAAGTAGTATCTATGATGAGTGGTGTTCCGGTAACTAAAGTAGGCAAAAACGAGCTGGATAAACTTTCCCAGATGGATGCTATGCTTAACGGTAAAGTTATCGGTCAGGAAGATGCAGTTCGCAAGGTTGTAAAAGCAATTCAGAGAAACCGTGCCGGATTGAAAGATCCGAACAGACCTATCGGAACATTTATTTTCCTTGGTACAACCGGGGTTGGTAAAACAGAATTAGCCAAAGTAATGGCTCGGGAACTTTTTGATTCAGACGAAGCACTAATCAGAATAGACATGAGTGAATATATGGAGAAATTTGCTGTGAGCCGATTAGTAGGTGCGCCTCCGGGATACGTAGGTTACGAAGAAGGTGGACAGCTTACAGAAGCTGTACGCAGAAAACCTTATGCAGTAGTTCTTCTGGATGAGATTGAAAAAGCTCACCCAGATGTATTCAATATTCTTCTTCAGATTCTGGATGAAGGGCATGTTACAGATAGCTTGGGCAGAAAAGTAGACTTCCGTAATACCATTATTATCCTGACTTCCAATATCGGAACCAGAGATCTTAAAGATTTCGGTGATGGTGTAGGATTCGGAACTTCGGCTAAAAAGTCTACATCAGACACCAGAGCCAGAAGTACCATTGAAAATGCTCTTAAAAAAGCATTTGCTCCTGAATTCCTAAACAGAATAGATGATATCATCATTTTCAACTCACTGGAAAAAGATGATATTAAGAAAATCATTAACCTGGAGTTAGGCAAATTGTATAGCAGACTGGAAAAACTTGACTACCATGTTGAGCTTTCCGAAGAAGCTACAGAATTCATTGCGGAAAAAGGTTGGGATAAAGATTTTGGAGCCCGTCCTTTGAAGCGTGCAATTCAGAAATATATTGAAGATTTGCTTGCAGAGATGCTTGTAAACAAACAGATGAAAGAAGGCGATAAAATCGTTCTGAAGCTTAATGAGGCAAAAGATGCTCTTGAAGCAGAGAAGTCTCCTAAAAAGAAAGAAAAAGAGCCTAAAACTTCATAA
- a CDS encoding bifunctional folylpolyglutamate synthase/dihydrofolate synthase has product MTKSEYQEALEWLFVQMPNYQTDGIKAYKPGLDNIIRLCEYFGNPQKELKMIHIGGTNGKGSTSNMLASVLQEEGYKIGLYNSPHLIHFTERIKVNGKNANDEFVYNFIQKLKNLPEEIKPSFFEFTTIMAFEYFRQQKVDYAIIEVGLGGRLDATNIILPILTAITNVALDHTNILGNTKEEIAREKAGIIKAGIPVVSGDENPSVRNIIQQKANELNAKFIDATSLNPELDSDLKGAYQKNNIRVILALVEELRLQNISISKESLEKGLLHVHKNTNFIGRWFEFSKNPLTICDTGHNQAGLEYVFNQLKTYSQSKHIVLGFVNDKNIDDVIPLLPKNEKFYFVKPSIHRGRNPQEYEDLIKKENLNYQIFNDVQSGYLAAKENCTADEIIFIGGSNFVVGDFLEKNLAVHE; this is encoded by the coding sequence ATGACAAAATCAGAATATCAAGAAGCCCTGGAATGGCTTTTTGTACAAATGCCTAATTATCAAACGGACGGTATAAAGGCTTATAAACCCGGGCTTGATAATATTATCCGACTTTGTGAATATTTTGGGAATCCACAAAAGGAACTCAAGATGATTCATATCGGTGGTACCAACGGTAAAGGATCTACCAGTAATATGCTGGCATCTGTATTACAGGAAGAAGGCTATAAAATTGGATTATACAACTCTCCACATCTTATTCATTTTACAGAAAGAATAAAGGTAAACGGAAAGAATGCAAATGATGAGTTTGTTTACAATTTTATTCAGAAGCTGAAGAATCTTCCTGAGGAAATAAAGCCTTCATTTTTCGAGTTTACGACCATTATGGCATTCGAATATTTCCGTCAGCAGAAAGTAGATTATGCCATTATAGAAGTAGGCCTTGGAGGCAGATTGGATGCAACTAATATTATCTTGCCTATACTTACAGCCATTACTAATGTTGCGTTGGATCACACCAATATTTTAGGCAATACAAAAGAGGAGATTGCTAGAGAAAAGGCTGGAATTATAAAAGCTGGAATTCCTGTTGTTTCCGGCGATGAAAATCCGTCGGTAAGGAATATTATCCAGCAAAAGGCAAACGAGCTTAATGCTAAGTTTATAGACGCTACAAGCCTGAATCCTGAATTAGATTCCGATTTAAAAGGAGCCTATCAGAAAAATAACATCAGAGTTATTCTGGCTTTAGTCGAAGAACTACGTCTTCAAAATATTTCTATTTCGAAAGAATCTTTAGAAAAAGGTCTTTTACACGTTCATAAAAACACTAATTTTATTGGTCGTTGGTTCGAGTTTTCTAAAAATCCTCTTACTATTTGCGACACCGGACACAACCAGGCAGGATTGGAATATGTATTTAATCAGTTAAAAACATATTCCCAGTCAAAACATATTGTTCTTGGCTTTGTAAATGACAAAAATATAGACGATGTAATTCCTTTGCTTCCAAAAAATGAAAAATTTTATTTTGTAAAGCCATCTATTCATAGAGGAAGAAATCCTCAGGAATATGAAGATCTCATTAAAAAAGAAAATTTAAACTATCAGATATTCAACGATGTACAGTCAGGTTATTTAGCCGCTAAAGAAAATTGCACTGCAGACGAAATAATATTTATTGGCGGAAGCAACTTTGTTGTTGGAGATTTTTTAGAAAAAAATTTGGCAGTTCACGAATAA
- a CDS encoding FISUMP domain-containing protein codes for MRKIKLTNVLNIGFPAFLLWFSVSCRSTDTDNKTLNNDAVAINVNLVQDDYEDVSNKSFKASKNQSLGLNNNQIQIQSVPFGEGFDLVAELEPEAPSLKSTAQAGLNPIAAATPINRIIKFRIVVYNASGQYDSSYIYSINAGGAVTPDSGVPIKLNGGQSYTFIAYSYNTNVAPTDNLVGSNLSTATISASSTQDIMYYKTTLTPSGDAGAQNNLNVILKHSFSTITVNIDSSLTNGYNITNITGATLSKVFPTATIALNTGTVTSSGTATAIAVPFPASPNSNSVTATSAVIVNNSNNTNDGTFNITSLTVGPLTGANVAFNNLTIQPGSRYNMTIKLVPQDAFFDDTTSVPGQTFPVARINGKVWMRHNLGADYSLNPDQNPSIAQLHGNYYQWGRKPVAATATTPDPISGWNSAQVTDNNAWNSGTEDAPIKVDANDPCPDGYRVPTPKEFNALIAATTQLTADNIGSPWTQSASNYATARVFRSKRDANVKLTFPMTGLRDPNTGNILTNISGSPSRGVASYLWGNIRSGSRSAEMDLTQTSVNGNSSANNTAWGMAIRCVAK; via the coding sequence ATGAGAAAAATTAAACTTACTAATGTATTGAACATTGGCTTTCCTGCTTTCTTACTTTGGTTTTCGGTTTCCTGCCGGAGCACCGACACGGATAACAAAACATTAAATAATGATGCGGTTGCTATCAATGTAAATCTGGTACAAGACGATTATGAAGACGTGTCAAATAAAAGCTTTAAGGCTTCAAAAAACCAATCGCTTGGCCTTAACAACAATCAAATACAGATACAATCTGTTCCTTTTGGAGAGGGATTTGATCTTGTAGCCGAGCTAGAACCTGAAGCTCCTTCCTTAAAGAGCACAGCACAGGCAGGTTTGAATCCGATTGCTGCAGCTACACCTATAAACAGAATTATTAAATTCAGAATAGTTGTCTATAATGCTTCAGGACAGTATGACTCTTCCTACATATACAGCATAAATGCTGGCGGAGCTGTCACTCCGGACTCAGGAGTTCCTATTAAACTAAATGGAGGTCAGAGTTATACTTTTATTGCATACTCCTATAACACCAATGTAGCCCCAACAGATAATCTTGTTGGCTCCAATCTGAGCACAGCAACTATTTCGGCTTCATCTACACAAGACATCATGTACTACAAAACTACATTGACACCAAGTGGCGATGCCGGAGCACAGAATAATTTAAATGTAATACTGAAACATAGTTTCAGTACAATTACTGTTAATATAGATTCATCACTTACAAATGGCTATAATATTACCAATATCACAGGAGCTACTTTAAGCAAAGTATTCCCTACTGCAACAATAGCTTTAAATACCGGCACAGTTACCTCATCCGGCACCGCAACAGCAATAGCTGTTCCATTCCCAGCAAGCCCTAATTCCAATAGCGTTACCGCAACATCTGCAGTTATAGTAAATAACTCAAACAATACAAACGATGGTACTTTCAACATTACTTCACTTACCGTAGGTCCTCTAACCGGAGCAAATGTTGCTTTTAACAATCTTACCATACAACCTGGTTCCAGATACAATATGACTATAAAACTTGTTCCTCAGGATGCTTTTTTCGACGATACAACTAGTGTTCCTGGTCAAACATTTCCAGTAGCCAGAATTAATGGAAAAGTATGGATGCGGCATAATTTGGGAGCAGATTACAGCCTTAACCCTGACCAAAACCCAAGCATTGCCCAACTACACGGAAACTATTACCAATGGGGAAGGAAACCAGTGGCTGCCACCGCTACGACTCCGGATCCTATTTCCGGATGGAACTCAGCACAAGTAACAGATAATAATGCATGGAATAGTGGTACAGAGGATGCCCCTATCAAGGTGGACGCTAATGATCCGTGTCCTGATGGTTATAGGGTACCTACTCCTAAAGAATTCAACGCTCTCATAGCAGCTACAACCCAACTCACTGCTGACAACATTGGATCTCCATGGACTCAAAGTGCTAGTAACTATGCTACGGCTAGAGTTTTCCGCTCTAAAAGAGATGCGAATGTAAAATTAACATTCCCTATGACAGGACTTCGGGATCCCAATACAGGAAATATTTTAACTAATATATCGGGTTCGCCATCCCGTGGCGTAGCATCATATCTATGGGGAAATATCCGTAGTGGAAGTAGGTCTGCGGAGATGGATTTAACTCAAACCAGTGTTAATGGTAATTCCAGTGCAAACAATACAGCCTGGGGAATGGCTATCCGCTGCGTTGCAAAATAG
- a CDS encoding ExbD/TolR family protein, translating into MKISRRNKANPEFSLAAMTDVILLLLIFFMITSSAANQNAIDVKLPKGESEAMDIPNPLSVSIKPDGSYFIDEKQVQRNELESLIVNRLQNVTSPSFTIRADKDCLHKDVVFVMEIAEKHKYNIAIATTTEAE; encoded by the coding sequence ATGAAAATCTCAAGAAGAAATAAAGCAAATCCTGAATTCAGTTTGGCAGCAATGACAGACGTTATATTGCTACTTCTTATATTTTTCATGATCACCTCTTCTGCAGCCAATCAAAATGCAATAGATGTGAAGCTTCCTAAAGGAGAAAGCGAGGCAATGGATATTCCTAATCCTTTGTCTGTAAGCATTAAACCGGATGGATCTTATTTCATTGATGAAAAACAAGTACAAAGAAACGAACTGGAGAGCCTTATTGTAAACAGATTACAGAATGTAACAAGTCCATCTTTTACAATCAGAGCCGATAAAGATTGCTTACATAAAGATGTAGTTTTCGTTATGGAAATTGCAGAAAAGCACAAGTACAACATTGCGATTGCCACTACTACAGAGGCCGAATAA
- a CDS encoding glycosyltransferase family 9 protein, with protein sequence MKTILAYRFSAFGDVAMTVPVFREFLEQNKDVRIVMVSRKGFSGLFEGIERIEFVGINIDDYKGILGMRKLAKELLKNYNPDFIADLHDVIRSKILYLFFKRRGFKVYKINKGKEDKEELTDVWNLNKHQLKKTTERYADVLRSMGYSVNLSHTLRPLVKDKSGIGFAPFAQHRGKMMPLEKSFELVRELAKSEHIYFFGGGASEVEVLSKWEKEIPNTTCLAGKLSLSDELNMISKLQVMISMDSANMHLASLVGTRVVSVWGATHPYAGFLGYGQKEEDVVGVKDLTCRPCSVFGDKECYRGDWACLEELKIQQVIDKVKK encoded by the coding sequence TTGAAAACTATTTTGGCATACCGCTTCTCCGCATTTGGAGACGTAGCGATGACTGTACCTGTTTTTCGGGAATTTCTCGAACAAAATAAGGACGTCCGCATTGTAATGGTTTCCAGGAAAGGCTTTTCGGGACTTTTTGAAGGAATTGAAAGAATTGAATTTGTTGGAATTAATATAGACGATTATAAAGGAATTCTTGGTATGCGAAAGCTTGCCAAAGAACTTCTGAAAAATTATAATCCCGATTTTATAGCGGATCTGCATGATGTGATCAGATCCAAAATTCTTTACCTGTTCTTTAAAAGAAGAGGTTTTAAGGTTTATAAGATTAATAAAGGAAAAGAGGATAAAGAAGAGCTTACCGATGTATGGAATCTGAATAAACACCAGTTGAAGAAAACAACTGAACGATATGCAGATGTTTTGCGCTCTATGGGTTATTCTGTAAATCTTTCCCATACATTAAGACCTTTAGTTAAAGATAAATCCGGAATAGGTTTTGCACCATTTGCCCAGCACAGAGGTAAAATGATGCCTCTTGAAAAATCTTTTGAACTCGTAAGGGAACTTGCAAAAAGCGAGCATATTTACTTTTTTGGAGGGGGAGCATCGGAAGTGGAAGTTTTGTCCAAATGGGAAAAAGAAATACCTAATACAACTTGTCTTGCCGGTAAATTAAGCCTTTCTGATGAATTAAATATGATATCGAAACTTCAGGTGATGATATCTATGGATTCGGCTAATATGCATTTAGCATCTTTGGTGGGAACCCGAGTAGTTTCTGTCTGGGGAGCAACACACCCGTATGCAGGATTTTTAGGATATGGACAAAAAGAAGAAGATGTGGTTGGTGTAAAAGATTTAACTTGCAGACCATGTTCTGTCTTTGGAGATAAAGAATGTTACCGCGGTGACTGGGCGTGCCTCGAAGAGTTGAAAATACAACAGGTAATAGATAAAGTAAAGAAATAA